TCTGTTAAAACAGCAAGTAAATAATTTACGCCTAAATCAATTCCGATCGAAAAACCAACGCGTTCATTAAAATGCAATAAAACTGGTTTTCTACCACCGCTTGATTCACCAGGTCCAATCTCTAGCAAAAGTTCTTCGCTCAACAACTCGGCAACTAATGTCGAAACGGTCCCTTTATTTAAACCGGTTGCTTGGGCAATGTCTGCTCTTGATATCGGTTCCTGCTGTCTTACCATTTGTAAAACAAGCTGTTTGTTTTCCTTTTTAACAATAGTCTGATTAAGCGGCATAGTCATGGGAAGCTCCTCTGAAAAAAGATTCATTTTACTTAGTTTATTCAATAGACAAAGTGAAAGCAAGCTGTTATACTTTTTTGTGATGCAAGCGTTATCATAAATTGAATAGGAGAGTGTTATACATGGCTGTATTCAAAGATGTGGAACGTATTCAGTACGAAGGTCCGACCTCAAAGAATTCATTAGCATTTAAATATTATAATCCGAATGAACAAGTGAATGGTCAATCAATGGAGGAAATTCTTCGGTTCTCTGTGGCGTATTGGCATACGTTTACAGCAGGTGGAGAAGATCCATTTGGTTCTGCTGTCATGGAGAGACCATGGTTACATCTTCAAGGATTAGATCTTGCAAAGGCACGTGTAGAAGCAGCATTTGAATTATTTGAAAAGCTAGATGTTCCATATTTTTGCTTTCATGATATTGATATTGCTCCTGCTGGGTCATCATTAAGAGAAAGCAATCAGAATCTTGATGTAATCACAGCGATGATCAAAGATTACCAGAAAACAAGTAAAACCAAGTTACTTTGGAATACAGCTAACCTATTCACGCACCCACGATATGTACACGGAGCTTCTACATCAAATCTTGCTGACTCATTTTCCTATGCTGCGGCACAAGTAAAAAAAGGTTTAGAGATGGGCAAGGAGCTTGGTTCAGAGAACTATGTATTCTGGGGAGGCAGAGAAGGTTATGAATCTCTTCTAAATACCGATATGAAGTTAGAACAAGATAATATGGCTCGTTTTTTCCATATGGCTATAGAATATGCAAATGAAATCGGATATACCGGTCAATTTTTAATTGAACCAAAACCAAAGGAGCCAACTAAGCATCAATATGATTTTGATGTAGCTACTAGTTTATCCTTTTTACAAGCATATGGACTTGCGGATCATTTTAAATTTAATGTAGAGGCAAACCATGCGACATTAGCGGGTCATACGTTTGAACATGAATTGCGTACAGCAAGAATTCATGGAATGTTAGGATCAGTTGATGCAAACCAAGGCGATCCACTTCTTGGTTGGGATACTGATGAATTTCCAACAGATATGTATTCTAGTACACTTGCAATGTATGAGATTCTTAAAAACGGAGGACTTGGTAGTGGTGGGTTGAATTTTGATGCGAAGGTCCGAAGAACATCTTTTGAACCAATTGATTTATTTGAGGCACATGTAGCAGGTATGGATTGCTTTGCAGTTGGGTTGAAGGTTGCTGCAAAACTAATAGAAGACCGAGTGTTGGATGAACTTGTAGAAGATCGTTATTCTAGTTTTAAAGAAGGAATTGGACTAGATATCGTCGAAGGAAAAAGTAGCTTCCGTCAATTAGAGGAGCATGCACTTGGTCTCACGGAGATTCGTCCGCGTTCAGGGAAACAAGAAAAATTAAAAGGTATCATTAATCAATATCTACTTGAAACAATGCAATCGGTAAAAGCATAGCTCAAAACGTTGGAGTGTTTCTTCAGCGTTTTTTAAAATAAAGACAATTGAGGTGGTACGATGTCTTATGTAATCGGAATTGATTTAGGAACTAGCGCGGTAAAACTGATCCTTGTCGCTAAAGATGGTGAAGTTATCGATGAAGTAAGTAAACCATATCCTTTAATCCAACCCAAATCAGGTTATAGTGAACAAAATCCTGAGGAGTGGGTGAGTCAAACCAAACAAGGAATCTCAGAACTAGTTGAACGGCTTCAGGGTTCAGCTGATGAGATTGAAGGGATCAGCTTTTCGGGTCAGATGCATGGTCTTGTTCTGTTAGATAAAAGTTATCACGTTCTACGACCGGCTATTTTATGGAACGATACGCGCACAACAGCGGAATGCCGGTTAATAGAAGAGACTGTTGGTAAAGATACATTGTTACGTATAACAAAAAATCCCACACTAGAAGGGTTTACGTTACCTAAACTATTATGGGTAAAAGAACATGAACCAGACATATATTCTCAAGTTGCTGTTTTTTTATTACCGAAAGATTATCTTCGTTACGCGCTAACTGGAAAGATTCATAGTGAATATTCTGATGCAGGCGGGACTTTGCTTTTAGACATCCAAAATCAAACCTGGAGCAAAGAACTCTGCGATAAGTTAGAAATTAATGTTAATATGTGTCCACCGCTTGTTGAATCGCATGCTTTAGTTGGTCGCGTAACGACGCAAGTTGCCAAACAAACGGGTTTATCGGAACAAACAAAAGTATTTGCTGGCGGGGCAGATAATGCATGTGGAGCTATAGGCGCAGGAATACTTACTGAAGAAGATACACTCGTGAGTATCGGAACTTCAGGTGTTGTTTTAGCTTATGAACAAGATAAGAATAAAAAAATGAATGGCAAGGTACACTTTTTTCACCATGCGCAACCTGGTGCCTTTTACAAAATGGGGGTCACTTTATCTGCAGGCTACAGTTTGAGTTGGTTCAAGGACACATTTGCTACTGATGTACCTTTTGAACAATTAATTAATGAGGCGGGGGCCCGTGAGCCAGGTGCAAATGGATTATTATTTACACCTTATTTAACAGGGGAACGAACTCCACATGCAGATTCTGCTATTCGAGCTAGCTTTATTGGAATGAGCTCAACTCATTCTCGAGCTGATTTTGTAAGAGCTGTATTGGAAGGCATCACGTTTTCATTACGAGACTCCATTGAATTATTTCGAGAAGAGGGTACACCAATTAAACGCATTATTTCGATTGGCGGCGGGGCCAAGAGTAATGTATGGCTACAAATGCAGGCGAATATCTTTAATACGACAGTAGTTAAACAAACAAATGAACAGGGACCTGGATTAGGTGCTGCAATGCTCGCAGCGTTTGGAGTTGGCTTGGTTTAGTAGTTTAGAAGATTGTGCAAACGCCTTTTTACATGAGGATGCTGTGTATGAGCCGGAGCAAGAACAAGTTCAACGATATGACGCACTGTATCAGCTTTACGTAAAAATATATAAGCAAACCAATGAGCTTAATCAATCATTGTCAGTCTATCGATAGACATAAAAAAGAAGCTGCGTCTGTTCATAAACAGGCGCAGCTTCTTTTGAGTAAATAAAAACCCCCTCGAGAGGGGGTTGGTTAATTATGCTTTTTCAACGTTAGCTGCTTGCTCGCCACGGTTACCTTCAACGATATCAAAACGAACTGCTTGGCCTTCTTCAAGAGTCTTGAAGCCTTCGCTTTGGATAGCAGAGAAATGTACGAATACATCGTCCCCGTCTTCGCGCTCGATGAAACCAAAACCTTTTTCTGCATTAAACCATTTTACTGTACCTTCTAACATGTGTGTTTCCTCCTTGAAATTGTAGTACTAATTACGTTAACCATCAAGCTTCAAGAGGAAACGACATAAGGTATTCCTTCTATCCACGTTAATAAAACAATAAGTAGCATAGGTACATATTAGCACAGGCTACAGCAATATGCAAGCTATAATCTCGTAACCTGTGCAATTAAAAATCGCTTTTAATCACTCGACGATTTGTTTTTTGTTTTTTCAGGATGGCGCTG
The nucleotide sequence above comes from Alkalicoccobacillus plakortidis. Encoded proteins:
- the xylA gene encoding xylose isomerase, which codes for MAVFKDVERIQYEGPTSKNSLAFKYYNPNEQVNGQSMEEILRFSVAYWHTFTAGGEDPFGSAVMERPWLHLQGLDLAKARVEAAFELFEKLDVPYFCFHDIDIAPAGSSLRESNQNLDVITAMIKDYQKTSKTKLLWNTANLFTHPRYVHGASTSNLADSFSYAAAQVKKGLEMGKELGSENYVFWGGREGYESLLNTDMKLEQDNMARFFHMAIEYANEIGYTGQFLIEPKPKEPTKHQYDFDVATSLSFLQAYGLADHFKFNVEANHATLAGHTFEHELRTARIHGMLGSVDANQGDPLLGWDTDEFPTDMYSSTLAMYEILKNGGLGSGGLNFDAKVRRTSFEPIDLFEAHVAGMDCFAVGLKVAAKLIEDRVLDELVEDRYSSFKEGIGLDIVEGKSSFRQLEEHALGLTEIRPRSGKQEKLKGIINQYLLETMQSVKA
- a CDS encoding ROK family protein, with translation MTMPLNQTIVKKENKQLVLQMVRQQEPISRADIAQATGLNKGTVSTLVAELLSEELLLEIGPGESSGGRKPVLLHFNERVGFSIGIDLGVNYLLAVLTDLKGNILLKFQEDHENMPPEQTIKTIIRMVHQLREKSPTSYYGLIGIGIGVPAIVSTDGTILHAPNLGLETCSNEPTINGDI
- a CDS encoding cold-shock protein, which encodes MLEGTVKWFNAEKGFGFIEREDGDDVFVHFSAIQSEGFKTLEEGQAVRFDIVEGNRGEQAANVEKA